A window from Leptothermofonsia sichuanensis E412 encodes these proteins:
- a CDS encoding S9 family peptidase, translated as MNVHYHPCLKLVTLSLLKVFLTSPQGILATEPVKPLLPSQAQVKPKPITVINRKTAQQTALLSPEEIEKIKVLQATLWPQIISEISPDGIKVVVSWQEPGTETPSLHLLDIQNGLRIEITANQLQGFQPTWFYWQDQKTAIALASKPEGEGDEQYALIRLNSQNGRTQIEPLTLPGLVMSMAPDASKALVQIKPRSQTDGTGKAIAHDDEEAEGQPTEFRVLTLPHLEEVYRFALPPETTVHQASWTPDASRLAIVRSWFPQTLAEFSWGGTSLLARQSRDAMGLLSPAENPYLQKNALMVIDLQTRDRQVLSARQDGAVFDEVFWSPDGQTLLAKVLHPLELSGRFYPIYLGIARARNAFQFYTASLKPIGNLEAPELANFEDEGIFHAKFISTDEILFTALVGMDNHLYLYNRESSVLRRLPGKMVPQGAVAVDRESRQIVFQSSSFTEPPELYRMDLDNGRVIPLTALNQAASNMNQIRADPVLFTLANGDTLIGVIMQPADAAFPPTNRPLVVWQEGGPTTTMTNSWGTYVEGPYTLLPNFGINVLVLPLYGRYGFGIGRFASLYGDRNFGQVDVDAMAEVVQQAIARGYTSLGKVGITGCSYGGYFTLQSIIRHPTLYAAANPQCSWVDILADWTGDDALLPPFLYGNLIPYIDPVEFQKDSPVYNASQIQTPLLIFHGSHDRLPVAMLENIYWTVSSKGIPARMVKFIKAGHGLVSYDKKIGIPEYQLYAAQEMIQWFRTYLAGNQGSSVTDGGGAE; from the coding sequence ATGAACGTGCATTACCACCCCTGCCTGAAATTAGTCACTTTATCCCTGTTGAAGGTTTTCCTCACCTCTCCCCAGGGGATCCTCGCCACCGAGCCGGTGAAACCGTTGCTGCCCTCCCAGGCCCAGGTGAAACCCAAACCGATTACAGTCATTAATCGCAAAACCGCTCAACAAACGGCCCTCCTGTCACCAGAAGAAATTGAGAAGATTAAGGTTTTGCAAGCGACCCTATGGCCCCAGATCATCAGTGAAATCAGCCCGGATGGGATCAAAGTGGTTGTCTCATGGCAAGAGCCAGGCACTGAAACCCCGTCCTTGCACCTGCTTGATATTCAAAATGGTTTACGCATTGAAATCACGGCCAATCAATTGCAGGGCTTTCAACCGACCTGGTTCTACTGGCAAGACCAGAAAACAGCGATCGCCCTGGCTTCAAAGCCAGAAGGGGAGGGAGACGAGCAGTACGCGCTGATCAGACTAAACAGTCAAAATGGCAGGACCCAAATTGAACCGTTAACCCTGCCCGGTTTGGTTATGAGTATGGCACCTGACGCTTCCAAAGCACTGGTACAGATAAAACCCAGGTCGCAGACGGATGGAACCGGGAAAGCAATTGCCCATGACGACGAGGAAGCCGAGGGACAACCCACCGAATTTAGAGTGCTAACATTGCCCCACCTGGAGGAAGTGTATCGATTTGCCTTACCCCCTGAAACCACGGTCCACCAGGCAAGCTGGACCCCAGATGCTTCCAGGCTGGCGATCGTCCGGAGCTGGTTCCCCCAGACCCTTGCAGAATTTTCCTGGGGAGGGACCAGTCTTCTGGCACGGCAGTCGCGGGATGCCATGGGTTTACTGTCTCCGGCTGAAAACCCCTACCTCCAGAAGAATGCCCTGATGGTCATTGATCTCCAAACCCGCGATCGCCAGGTGCTTTCCGCCAGACAGGATGGGGCTGTATTTGATGAGGTTTTCTGGAGTCCAGATGGTCAAACCCTACTTGCCAAAGTACTTCATCCACTGGAACTGTCTGGTCGCTTCTATCCCATTTATCTTGGGATTGCCCGTGCCCGTAACGCTTTCCAGTTTTACACGGCGAGCTTGAAGCCAATCGGGAACCTGGAAGCACCAGAACTGGCTAATTTTGAAGATGAAGGAATTTTCCATGCAAAATTTATCTCGACAGATGAAATTCTCTTTACGGCATTAGTGGGGATGGACAATCACCTTTATCTTTACAACCGTGAGTCCAGTGTACTTCGTCGTCTTCCCGGCAAAATGGTTCCTCAGGGCGCTGTAGCGGTTGACAGGGAGTCCCGTCAGATTGTTTTCCAGTCCAGTTCCTTTACTGAACCCCCTGAACTATACCGCATGGATCTGGACAATGGGCGGGTGATCCCGTTAACAGCGTTAAACCAGGCCGCATCTAACATGAATCAGATTCGGGCTGATCCCGTCCTGTTCACATTGGCCAATGGAGACACGCTCATAGGGGTAATCATGCAGCCTGCGGATGCAGCCTTCCCACCCACCAACCGGCCACTGGTGGTATGGCAGGAAGGAGGACCCACCACCACCATGACAAATAGCTGGGGGACTTATGTTGAAGGACCCTACACCCTGTTGCCCAATTTTGGTATAAATGTACTGGTGCTGCCACTGTACGGTCGCTATGGGTTTGGGATAGGACGATTTGCCTCCCTTTATGGCGATCGCAACTTCGGCCAGGTTGATGTTGATGCCATGGCAGAAGTTGTCCAGCAGGCGATCGCCAGAGGGTACACCTCATTGGGAAAGGTTGGCATTACAGGTTGCTCCTACGGTGGCTACTTCACCCTGCAAAGCATTATTCGCCATCCCACCCTCTATGCAGCCGCCAACCCCCAATGCTCGTGGGTTGATATCCTGGCAGACTGGACAGGAGACGATGCCCTGTTGCCACCCTTTCTCTATGGCAATCTCATTCCTTACATTGACCCGGTTGAATTTCAGAAGGATTCCCCTGTCTACAATGCCAGTCAGATTCAAACTCCCCTCCTGATTTTCCACGGCAGCCACGACCGCCTTCCCGTTGCCATGCTGGAAAACATTTACTGGACGGTTTCCAGTAAGGGAATTCCCGCCCGGATGGTGAAATTTATTAAGGCCGGGCATGGGCTGGTTAGCTATGACAAAAAAATTGGCATCCCGGAATATCAGCTCTACGCTGCCCAGGAAATGATTCAGTGGTTTCGGACCTATCTGGCAGGCAATCAGGGGTCGTCAGTGACCGATGGAGGTGGGGCTGAATAG
- the rbsK gene encoding ribokinase produces the protein MTAIVFGSINMDLVARTPRLPEEGETLLGSDFFMTPGGKGANQAVALAKLRVPTQMVGRVGADAFGQELLAHLKLAGVQTSSVLVDQDHHSGVAIITVADGGKNQIIGVLGANGQMGAGDVERLKVLLPQAQVLLLQLEVPLSAVRAAARAAHQAGVRVILDPAPVQTTQLTDLYPLLDILVPNEVEAGQLVGFSVNDPETAARAATVLRQQGANTVIVKLGGQGAFCASANEMFWVPAFAVEAVDTVAAGDAFAGGLVAALVEGLPLQQAVIWGAAAGALAVTRVGAQAAMSDRPEFEAFLAERGAG, from the coding sequence GTGACCGCGATTGTCTTTGGCAGCATTAATATGGACCTGGTGGCCCGGACGCCGCGATTACCGGAGGAGGGAGAAACTCTGTTGGGGTCTGATTTTTTCATGACGCCAGGGGGGAAAGGGGCAAACCAGGCTGTTGCCCTGGCAAAGTTGAGAGTTCCGACTCAGATGGTGGGGCGGGTTGGCGCAGATGCTTTTGGACAGGAACTGCTGGCACACCTCAAGCTGGCAGGCGTGCAAACCAGCTCTGTACTGGTCGATCAGGACCATCATTCAGGGGTAGCCATCATTACAGTAGCGGATGGTGGCAAGAACCAGATTATTGGTGTGCTGGGGGCCAATGGGCAGATGGGGGCAGGCGATGTGGAGCGGTTGAAAGTGCTTTTGCCTCAAGCTCAGGTGCTTCTACTCCAGCTCGAAGTGCCCCTATCGGCTGTGCGAGCGGCAGCCAGGGCAGCCCATCAAGCGGGAGTTCGGGTCATTCTGGATCCAGCTCCCGTGCAAACCACCCAACTTACGGATTTGTATCCTCTGTTGGATATCCTGGTGCCGAATGAGGTAGAAGCTGGTCAACTGGTTGGGTTTTCAGTTAATGACCCAGAGACTGCGGCAAGGGCGGCAACTGTCCTGCGACAGCAGGGGGCAAATACGGTGATTGTCAAGCTGGGGGGGCAGGGAGCGTTCTGTGCCTCCGCTAATGAGATGTTTTGGGTTCCGGCGTTTGCCGTGGAAGCCGTCGATACGGTTGCAGCAGGGGATGCGTTTGCGGGAGGACTGGTAGCCGCTCTGGTTGAAGGGTTACCGCTGCAACAGGCAGTTATTTGGGGGGCTGCCGCCGGAGCACTGGCTGTCACCAGGGTGGGGGCACAGGCTGCCATGAGCGATCGCCCTGAGTTTGAGGCCTTCCTGGCAGAAAGGGGGGCAGGATAA
- a CDS encoding VOC family protein, protein MMIKDSLVTLATDRFGELVQFYRQFLGQQPVVYRTAIYAEFQLPGGRLGIFRPKAGSLVAEKERREGEGGNEAGIAVEECQDRTDRDRTTRSYSESCKTQPLKSPVGMALCLEVQDLNAAIAHLRGLGYPTPNEIRTASHGRETDVYDPDGNWLILHETPVSRGSAIL, encoded by the coding sequence ATGATGATAAAGGATTCACTGGTTACGCTGGCAACTGATCGCTTCGGGGAACTGGTTCAATTTTACCGGCAGTTTCTGGGTCAGCAGCCTGTTGTGTATCGGACAGCTATCTATGCTGAATTTCAGTTACCCGGCGGGAGATTGGGGATTTTTCGCCCCAAAGCAGGGAGTCTGGTAGCAGAGAAGGAACGTAGAGAAGGGGAGGGGGGAAACGAAGCAGGGATAGCCGTAGAGGAATGCCAGGACAGGACAGACAGGGACAGGACAACCAGAAGCTACTCTGAATCTTGCAAAACCCAACCTCTAAAATCTCCGGTGGGCATGGCGTTGTGTTTAGAAGTCCAAGATTTGAATGCTGCGATCGCCCATCTCCGTGGTCTGGGTTATCCCACTCCCAATGAAATCAGGACGGCTTCCCACGGACGAGAAACTGACGTTTATGATCCCGACGGCAACTGGTTAATCCTACATGAAACCCCGGTCTCCAGAGGGTCAGCGATTTTGTGA
- a CDS encoding Tex family protein — protein sequence MLNIPQHLATELSLKPFQVSNALELLAEGATVPFIARYRKERTGEMTETQLRELFDRYAYLTELEERKQTILQAIAQQDKLTPELQTQIENCLQKTELEDLYLPFRPKRRTRATIAREKGLEPLADWLQSLNQPGAAVKSLSEEAAKYISQEKGVATVADALKGASDILAEVVADKAVHRAYLRDYLMESGFLVSRVKGDHAEGSTRFEMYRNYRAKVKTIPPHNLLALYRGEAEDILAVELEFDEEAALAYLESREVRTKASVLRQFYREMLKDAFNRLMKTSLINEVRAAKKQEADVESIKTFEANLRELLLASPAGMKPTLAIDPGFRTGCKVAVLDQTAKFLEYQTIFPHQAANQRQEAARILVHLIQKYGIELIAIGNGTAGRETDEFVAEVLATLERQPIKVMVNEAGASVYSASPVAIAEFPDQDVTVRGAISIGRRLQDPLAELVKIDPKSIGVGQYQHDVDQKLLKKKLDETVESCVNYVGVDLNTASRELLTFVSGITPTIANNIVAYRNENGAFRDRRQLLNVAKLGPKAFEQAAGFLRIRDGNNPLDNTAVHPESYPVVEAIAADLNLPLTRISEIARQLKSTDLKKYVTENVGEPTLRDILAELEKPGRDPRAEFRYATFKAGVKEISDLQVGMELEGVVTNVANFGAFVDIGVHQDGLVHISQLADRFVSDPKQIVKVGQVVKVRVLEVNEALKRISLSMRTGDRATDLPNRNPKDRQPQSGRPPQPDRKPQPKAASLEDLQARFGKKI from the coding sequence ATGCTCAACATTCCCCAACATCTGGCTACAGAACTTTCGCTGAAGCCCTTTCAGGTCAGCAATGCGCTGGAATTGCTGGCAGAGGGAGCAACTGTGCCCTTCATCGCCCGCTACCGCAAAGAGCGTACCGGCGAAATGACCGAAACCCAGCTCCGGGAATTGTTTGATCGTTATGCCTACCTGACTGAACTGGAGGAACGGAAACAAACCATTTTACAGGCGATCGCCCAGCAGGACAAACTCACCCCAGAACTTCAGACCCAGATCGAAAACTGTCTGCAAAAGACTGAACTGGAGGACCTCTATCTGCCTTTCCGTCCCAAACGTCGCACCCGCGCCACCATTGCCCGCGAAAAAGGGCTGGAACCCCTGGCAGACTGGCTCCAATCGCTGAATCAACCCGGTGCGGCAGTCAAATCCCTTTCAGAAGAAGCGGCTAAATACATTTCCCAGGAGAAAGGAGTTGCTACGGTTGCCGATGCCCTTAAAGGAGCCAGTGACATCCTGGCAGAAGTTGTGGCAGACAAAGCCGTTCACCGGGCTTATTTGCGGGATTATCTGATGGAGTCGGGCTTCCTTGTCTCGCGGGTCAAAGGCGACCATGCCGAAGGTTCTACCAGGTTTGAAATGTATCGCAACTACCGGGCGAAGGTAAAGACGATTCCACCCCATAACCTGCTGGCACTCTACCGGGGTGAAGCAGAAGACATTCTGGCTGTGGAACTGGAGTTTGATGAAGAGGCGGCACTGGCTTATCTGGAGTCCAGAGAGGTCCGCACCAAAGCGTCTGTGCTGCGCCAATTTTACCGGGAGATGCTGAAGGATGCATTCAACCGATTGATGAAAACTTCCCTGATCAACGAAGTTCGGGCGGCAAAGAAACAGGAAGCCGATGTGGAATCCATCAAGACCTTTGAGGCAAATCTGCGAGAACTGTTGCTGGCCTCTCCGGCGGGCATGAAACCCACCCTGGCGATCGACCCCGGGTTCCGCACGGGCTGCAAGGTAGCCGTCCTGGACCAGACGGCTAAATTTCTGGAATATCAAACCATCTTTCCCCATCAGGCCGCCAATCAGCGCCAGGAAGCAGCCCGCATCCTGGTTCACCTGATCCAGAAATATGGAATTGAACTGATTGCAATTGGCAATGGGACAGCCGGACGGGAAACGGATGAGTTTGTGGCAGAGGTGCTGGCAACCCTGGAGCGTCAACCAATTAAGGTGATGGTCAATGAAGCCGGAGCATCGGTATACTCTGCCAGCCCGGTGGCGATCGCCGAATTTCCTGATCAGGATGTAACCGTGCGGGGTGCCATCAGTATTGGTCGTCGGTTACAGGACCCCCTGGCGGAACTGGTGAAAATTGATCCCAAATCCATTGGCGTAGGGCAGTATCAGCATGATGTGGATCAAAAATTGCTGAAGAAGAAGCTGGATGAAACCGTGGAAAGCTGCGTCAACTACGTTGGGGTAGACCTGAATACCGCATCCAGAGAACTGCTCACCTTTGTTTCCGGCATTACCCCTACCATTGCCAACAATATTGTGGCGTACCGCAATGAAAATGGAGCCTTTCGCGATCGCCGTCAGCTACTCAACGTTGCCAAACTGGGACCCAAAGCCTTTGAACAGGCGGCTGGCTTCCTCCGCATTCGGGACGGCAACAATCCCCTGGACAATACCGCCGTCCACCCAGAAAGTTACCCGGTAGTCGAGGCAATTGCAGCCGATTTGAACCTGCCGTTGACCCGGATTAGCGAAATTGCCAGGCAGCTCAAGTCTACCGATTTGAAGAAGTACGTTACTGAAAACGTGGGAGAGCCAACCCTGCGGGACATTCTGGCTGAACTGGAAAAGCCAGGCAGAGACCCCCGGGCTGAGTTCAGGTACGCCACCTTCAAAGCAGGAGTCAAGGAAATTTCTGATTTGCAGGTTGGTATGGAACTGGAAGGAGTGGTGACCAATGTTGCCAACTTCGGCGCTTTTGTCGATATTGGTGTGCATCAGGATGGGCTGGTTCACATTTCCCAACTGGCCGATCGGTTTGTCAGTGACCCGAAGCAGATCGTGAAAGTGGGACAGGTTGTGAAGGTGAGGGTACTGGAGGTCAACGAAGCCCTCAAGCGGATCAGCCTTTCCATGCGAACGGGCGATCGCGCCACCGACCTGCCCAATCGAAACCCAAAGGACAGACAACCTCAATCTGGCAGGCCACCTCAACCGGATAGAAAACCCCAACCCAAGGCTGCCTCCCTGGAGGATTTGCAAGCCAGGTTTGGTAAGAAGATTTAG
- a CDS encoding HdeD family acid-resistance protein, translating into MISDFESDVALRKATGWVITLSICLILLGLLAIIVPGVASAFFASIIGWIVLASGIVMIIQSFQSRPVRGFWLNLIVGIFYAIAGIYILFNLGTALLVLTFAFGILFIFEGTYTIIMAFTNRAGNQMSWLVALNGIVTLILGIMVLNRFPSSAIWLIGLYVGISLLLSGISLLAAALVARRVLSGQV; encoded by the coding sequence ATGATTAGCGATTTTGAATCTGATGTAGCGCTCAGAAAAGCAACTGGTTGGGTCATTACCCTCAGCATTTGTTTAATACTTCTTGGCTTACTGGCAATTATAGTACCGGGGGTAGCTTCGGCTTTTTTTGCCTCCATTATCGGCTGGATTGTCCTGGCAAGTGGCATTGTCATGATTATTCAGTCGTTTCAGTCAAGACCTGTCAGAGGGTTCTGGCTGAATTTGATTGTGGGTATTTTCTATGCCATTGCCGGGATTTATATTTTGTTTAATCTGGGAACTGCACTGTTAGTATTGACCTTTGCATTTGGGATCTTGTTTATTTTTGAAGGTACTTATACCATCATCATGGCATTCACTAACCGGGCAGGGAACCAGATGTCCTGGCTGGTAGCCTTGAATGGCATTGTGACCCTGATTCTGGGGATTATGGTGTTGAACCGGTTTCCCTCCAGTGCTATCTGGCTGATTGGTCTCTATGTGGGTATTAGTTTGCTCCTGAGCGGTATTTCGCTGCTAGCAGCGGCATTGGTGGCTCGGCGAGTGCTGTCTGGTCAGGTCTGA
- a CDS encoding HAD-IC family P-type ATPase: MQPSPGNLQGLSDREAAARQAAGLGNEISIQTSRTYWDILRDNLFTFINGVYFFLSLVLIALGQASDVLVLACVILLNVVVNLVQEIRAKKKLDKIALLTRPRACVIREGKQREIDPAKIVVGDILVVHPGDQIVVDGVVVEGAIKVDESLLTGESDLIPKQIDDPVYSGSFCVSGRACYEAEKVGADSLASRMTAEARKFRKVLTPLQHRINLMIRLLLGVAIALGLITTLRIILGVVSLSTGIQNIAVIVGLVPSGLYLMITLAYALGAVRIVQQSALVQQANAVESISNVDVMCLDKTGTLTTNRIHLQEVYPIDIDPTELEARLSEYAAHVSTSNRTNDAILQRYRDTARAASLPEKKRPLRTEVPFSSAYKWSAIAFDDAPGIYVLGAPEILSHAMNLAEDLQTRIREKAEQGLRVLLFAYSPTVTDLPAATGHPVLPPNLQPLGILYFGDELRPDAYHTLEGFRQARIQVKVISGDHPATVAALAKQAGLSHDILAVSGQELAEMNDALFAQMAEESTIFGRITPEQKAQLVKCLQLRHHYVAMMGDGVNDVLALKQANVGIAMESGSQATRGVADIVLLKDAFSALPKIFLEGQRIRNGVADISKLFMVRIFSFILTIIAIGMITLSFPFGIKTSTIVTFLTVGIPPFFVTLWAKPDKPREVQGNSFLHFVLSATLTLSLASILIYLYFLAENITPVLDWLSGQIPFDELALRITLEDIARAQRVAETAMITMQVFGGLLLLPFLKPPTPAWVGGEPLSQDRRYAILAGIVLLIYGLILSTPPLRTFFELYPLDLIHYGGIGLVALIWALAVRFVWRNRLLDRFFGVTISPF; the protein is encoded by the coding sequence ATGCAACCTTCTCCAGGCAACCTTCAAGGATTGAGCGATCGCGAAGCGGCGGCTCGCCAAGCGGCTGGGCTGGGAAATGAGATTTCCATTCAGACCAGTCGTACCTACTGGGATATCCTGCGGGACAATCTTTTCACGTTTATCAACGGGGTGTACTTCTTTCTCAGCCTGGTGCTGATTGCTCTGGGGCAAGCCAGTGACGTGCTGGTCCTTGCCTGCGTGATTTTGCTCAATGTGGTGGTGAACCTGGTTCAGGAGATTCGCGCCAAAAAGAAACTGGACAAAATTGCCCTGCTGACTCGTCCCAGAGCGTGCGTCATTCGGGAAGGGAAGCAGCGGGAGATTGACCCTGCAAAGATTGTGGTTGGTGACATTCTGGTCGTCCACCCAGGGGATCAGATTGTGGTGGATGGGGTGGTGGTTGAGGGCGCGATCAAAGTGGATGAGTCTCTCCTGACGGGCGAATCAGACCTGATCCCAAAGCAGATTGATGATCCAGTTTATTCAGGCAGCTTTTGTGTCAGTGGACGGGCCTGCTATGAGGCTGAAAAGGTAGGAGCCGATAGTTTAGCCAGTCGAATGACGGCGGAAGCCCGCAAATTTCGCAAAGTCCTGACGCCTTTGCAGCATCGCATCAATCTGATGATCCGCCTATTGTTGGGGGTTGCGATCGCCCTGGGCCTGATCACGACGCTACGGATCATTTTAGGGGTGGTTTCCCTGTCCACCGGAATTCAGAACATTGCTGTGATTGTTGGGCTGGTGCCCAGCGGGTTGTATTTAATGATTACCCTTGCCTATGCCCTGGGAGCCGTGCGAATTGTCCAGCAAAGCGCACTGGTTCAACAGGCAAATGCTGTAGAATCTATCAGCAATGTGGATGTGATGTGTCTGGATAAAACAGGAACGCTGACTACAAACCGCATCCATTTGCAGGAAGTCTATCCCATTGATATTGACCCCACGGAACTGGAAGCCCGCCTAAGCGAGTATGCGGCCCATGTCTCAACCAGTAACAGGACCAATGACGCCATTTTGCAGCGTTACCGCGACACCGCCAGAGCCGCGAGTCTGCCCGAAAAAAAGCGTCCACTCAGAACCGAAGTTCCCTTTAGCTCTGCCTATAAGTGGAGTGCGATCGCCTTTGACGACGCCCCAGGCATCTATGTTCTGGGTGCTCCAGAAATTTTAAGCCACGCCATGAACCTGGCAGAAGACCTCCAGACCCGCATTCGAGAGAAGGCGGAGCAGGGGTTGCGGGTACTCCTGTTTGCCTACAGTCCCACCGTAACAGATTTGCCAGCAGCGACAGGTCATCCGGTATTGCCCCCCAATCTCCAACCCCTGGGCATTCTCTATTTTGGGGATGAACTGCGACCCGACGCCTATCACACCCTGGAAGGATTTCGACAGGCGAGAATTCAAGTCAAGGTCATTTCTGGGGATCACCCGGCCACCGTTGCGGCACTGGCAAAGCAAGCCGGGTTAAGCCATGACATTCTGGCCGTATCCGGGCAGGAACTGGCTGAAATGAACGATGCCCTGTTCGCCCAAATGGCGGAAGAAAGTACAATTTTTGGGCGGATCACCCCTGAACAAAAAGCCCAATTGGTGAAATGCCTCCAGCTCCGCCATCACTACGTGGCCATGATGGGCGACGGGGTGAATGATGTACTGGCGCTGAAACAGGCCAATGTGGGTATCGCCATGGAAAGTGGGAGCCAGGCAACTCGTGGGGTGGCTGATATTGTGCTGCTCAAGGATGCCTTCAGTGCCTTACCCAAAATCTTTTTAGAAGGGCAACGAATTCGCAACGGGGTGGCTGATATCAGCAAGTTGTTTATGGTGCGGATTTTCTCGTTCATCCTGACGATCATTGCCATTGGCATGATTACCCTTTCGTTTCCCTTCGGGATTAAAACCAGCACGATCGTGACGTTTCTCACCGTTGGAATTCCGCCCTTTTTTGTCACACTGTGGGCAAAACCAGACAAACCGAGGGAAGTGCAGGGCAATTCGTTCCTGCATTTTGTGCTGTCTGCCACCCTGACTCTTTCTCTGGCAAGTATTCTGATTTATCTCTACTTCCTGGCAGAAAATATTACCCCTGTCTTAGATTGGCTCAGTGGTCAAATCCCATTTGATGAACTTGCACTCCGAATTACGTTGGAGGATATTGCCAGGGCACAGCGGGTGGCAGAAACTGCCATGATCACGATGCAGGTGTTTGGCGGGTTGCTTTTGCTGCCATTCCTGAAGCCGCCGACTCCTGCCTGGGTCGGGGGTGAGCCATTGAGTCAGGACAGGCGCTATGCCATTCTCGCCGGTATTGTCCTGTTGATTTACGGATTAATTCTTAGCACTCCACCGCTCAGAACCTTTTTTGAACTCTATCCACTTGACTTAATTCACTATGGTGGCATTGGATTAGTTGCCCTGATTTGGGCGTTAGCGGTGCGGTTTGTCTGGAGAAATCGTTTACTCGATCGCTTTTTTGGCGTTACAATCAGCCCATTTTAA
- a CDS encoding DUF3611 family protein: protein MFNFLNAESPSPSPQKIASSLRWLGWAGFWLQALLGFIPILVVVANVLFNPGSQQSGGFSFGLWLAIICLLILLFSIFWCFRYTQLATKLETPDRRPPKSQVVRDLKLGLVANLGIMASAVLIALTRVGELTYKMLVLPQGATLITPNQVGTTVAPGALVTPSNMIAIQAMVNAIAAGLIGTIVALILLFQLGIARPTNGSLPGDG from the coding sequence ATGTTTAACTTTCTTAACGCTGAATCGCCCAGTCCCTCTCCCCAAAAAATTGCCTCTTCCCTCCGCTGGCTGGGGTGGGCTGGTTTCTGGCTGCAAGCCCTGCTCGGGTTCATCCCCATTTTAGTTGTGGTGGCCAATGTGTTGTTCAACCCCGGCTCGCAGCAAAGTGGCGGATTTTCCTTTGGGTTATGGTTAGCGATCATCTGTCTCCTGATCCTGCTCTTCAGTATTTTCTGGTGTTTTCGCTATACCCAATTAGCCACCAAGTTGGAGACGCCCGATCGCCGCCCACCAAAGTCGCAGGTGGTTCGGGACCTTAAACTGGGGCTGGTAGCCAATCTTGGCATTATGGCAAGTGCCGTCCTGATCGCGTTAACCCGCGTTGGCGAATTAACCTACAAAATGCTGGTACTCCCTCAGGGAGCGACGTTAATCACCCCTAATCAGGTTGGCACAACGGTGGCACCGGGGGCATTGGTCACCCCTTCCAACATGATTGCAATTCAGGCAATGGTCAATGCGATCGCCGCCGGGTTAATCGGAACAATTGTAGCGTTGATCCTGCTGTTTCAGCTTGGGATTGCTCGTCCCACAAACGGTTCATTGCCCGGTGATGGCTGA